From Vibrio splendidus, a single genomic window includes:
- a CDS encoding DUF3291 domain-containing protein — MKLAQLNIALAKYPLDAPEIKEFIDNLELVNGIAESSEGFVWRLKDESDDATNIQAFDDPNMIVNMSVWDSVDSLKNFMFRTHHRDFMRRKGDWFHRLPEDTYVLWWIEADHIPTLEEAIERLEHLREIGDSPYAFTFKTNFTASEAPK, encoded by the coding sequence ATGAAATTAGCTCAGTTAAATATCGCTCTGGCAAAATACCCGTTAGATGCGCCGGAAATCAAAGAGTTTATCGATAACTTAGAGCTGGTTAATGGAATCGCAGAAAGCAGTGAAGGGTTCGTTTGGCGTCTGAAAGATGAATCTGATGACGCCACCAATATCCAAGCTTTCGATGATCCTAATATGATTGTGAACATGTCGGTGTGGGACTCTGTGGATTCGTTAAAGAACTTCATGTTCCGCACACATCACCGTGATTTTATGCGCCGAAAGGGTGACTGGTTTCATCGTTTACCTGAAGATACTTATGTGCTTTGGTGGATTGAAGCAGACCATATTCCCACACTCGAAGAAGCGATAGAGCGACTTGAACACCTCAGAGAAATTGGTGATTCGCCGTATGCCTTCACTTTTAAAACCAACTTTACAGCATCAGAAGCGCCAAAATAG
- a CDS encoding AAA family ATPase gives MTKIYFVCGFIGSGKTTYSKALAEKHGAFRFSIDEWMIPLYGEHMEREVFDSRLATLQGLFKDSAMQLFSLGVPVIFDFGFWRESDRDSFKSWVSNLGVDSEVHYLDVSFETCKQKAFSRNSELDGKSYEMTPEMLDLFWSWFEVPTSNENVVWVQQDT, from the coding sequence ATGACTAAAATCTATTTCGTGTGTGGCTTTATCGGTTCGGGTAAAACGACTTACTCTAAAGCGCTTGCAGAAAAGCATGGCGCCTTTCGTTTCTCGATTGATGAGTGGATGATTCCTTTGTATGGCGAGCATATGGAGCGTGAGGTTTTTGATAGCCGGCTGGCTACGCTTCAAGGTTTATTCAAGGACTCTGCAATGCAGCTGTTTTCCTTAGGTGTTCCTGTGATTTTTGACTTTGGTTTTTGGCGTGAGTCTGACCGAGATTCTTTTAAAAGCTGGGTATCAAACCTAGGTGTGGACAGCGAAGTTCACTACCTTGATGTTTCCTTTGAGACTTGTAAGCAGAAGGCATTTAGCCGTAACTCTGAACTGGATGGTAAGTCTTACGAAATGACACCTGAAATGTTAGATCTGTTTTGGTCTTGGTTTGAGGTTCCAACTTCAAATGAAAATGTTGTTTGGGTTCAACAGGACACTTAG
- a CDS encoding GNAT family N-acetyltransferase has translation MRITEAVRSDLESFFEYIGVQLLENADDNSPLFQPISKKNCVVSEQFKDKFRNGFEASLGEHGWRKLWVIKDSKERVFGHIDLRHYGEEYKFHRVLLGMGVDSSLRKQGLGVELIKCVTEFCNESPSVDWLDLNVLSNNLPAKNLYLKCGFEVIGEVTDCYLIEGQFVSETMMTLCTRNSG, from the coding sequence ATGAGAATAACAGAAGCCGTTCGGTCGGATTTAGAATCCTTTTTCGAATACATAGGAGTACAGCTTCTTGAAAATGCGGATGATAACTCTCCACTTTTCCAACCGATCTCTAAAAAGAATTGTGTGGTTTCAGAACAATTTAAAGACAAGTTTCGAAATGGTTTTGAGGCAAGCCTTGGTGAACATGGCTGGAGAAAGCTCTGGGTAATCAAAGACTCTAAGGAACGAGTGTTTGGTCATATAGACCTACGTCATTACGGTGAAGAGTATAAGTTTCATCGTGTGCTTCTGGGCATGGGTGTTGATTCAAGTCTAAGAAAGCAAGGGTTGGGTGTAGAACTGATTAAGTGCGTGACTGAGTTTTGTAACGAAAGCCCAAGTGTCGATTGGTTAGATCTCAATGTTCTCTCGAATAATCTTCCTGCAAAAAATTTGTATTTGAAATGTGGTTTCGAAGTGATTGGAGAAGTAACAGATTGTTACCTTATAGAAGGACAGTTTGTGTCTGAAACAATGATGACACTATGCACAAGAAATTCCGGGTAA
- a CDS encoding efflux RND transporter periplasmic adaptor subunit yields the protein MKPISQHSSIFQRSSIFQQTPIFKYTVIALSLTALFGCNTSEATAPQKQTRPIQVIQLEPLSHQVEKSFTGKLQSSQTAGVAFRVPGTIQTMMVSVGESVKKGQPLAQLDPHDYQVALEELQARSLEAKSAHKLAKAELARVKQAIDDNAIADVNLDRAISGYERSEAAVKVVEQNIRRAKDSIRYTQLLAPFDGVVAASNFDQFEQVLPGISAFTIHNPDQLEVKIQVPENLIHEFKPNQTAVINWYGSEKKLIGYTAEIATSPHPIKQTYAVTYHVETTNMSVLPGKAVTLTTQLGDASSNFCLPYSALVNQSGIEQVFTVKNEQAHGVTVDVVSMSQNTVCVESTLNDGDFVVVSGAQYVMEGQHFSDIQVKSL from the coding sequence ATGAAGCCTATATCTCAACATTCATCTATTTTTCAGCGTTCGTCGATATTTCAACAGACGCCTATTTTCAAATATACAGTCATTGCACTAAGCCTAACCGCCCTGTTTGGTTGTAATACCTCAGAGGCGACAGCGCCTCAAAAACAAACGCGACCGATTCAAGTGATCCAACTTGAGCCTCTTTCTCATCAGGTTGAAAAATCCTTCACCGGTAAATTGCAATCATCACAAACGGCTGGCGTCGCATTTCGTGTGCCTGGCACTATTCAAACAATGATGGTCTCGGTTGGTGAGTCAGTAAAGAAAGGCCAACCACTTGCGCAGTTAGACCCTCATGATTACCAAGTCGCCTTGGAAGAGTTACAAGCCCGCTCTCTTGAAGCCAAATCCGCACACAAGCTAGCTAAGGCTGAACTTGCTCGAGTGAAACAAGCCATTGATGACAACGCGATTGCCGATGTTAATCTGGATCGTGCAATCAGCGGTTACGAAAGAAGTGAAGCGGCGGTTAAAGTCGTGGAACAGAACATACGCCGTGCGAAAGATTCGATTCGTTATACCCAATTACTCGCCCCATTTGATGGTGTGGTTGCGGCATCGAACTTCGATCAGTTTGAACAAGTCCTGCCGGGCATTTCGGCTTTCACTATTCACAATCCTGATCAGCTCGAAGTTAAAATCCAAGTCCCAGAAAACTTGATTCATGAATTCAAGCCGAATCAAACCGCTGTTATCAATTGGTATGGCTCAGAGAAAAAGTTGATTGGGTACACCGCTGAAATTGCAACGTCACCTCACCCTATTAAACAAACCTACGCGGTTACCTACCATGTAGAGACAACCAATATGTCAGTATTGCCAGGAAAAGCCGTCACATTGACAACTCAACTTGGCGACGCTAGCAGTAATTTCTGTTTGCCGTATTCAGCGTTGGTGAATCAATCTGGCATCGAGCAAGTGTTCACGGTTAAGAACGAACAAGCTCATGGCGTGACTGTGGACGTGGTTTCGATGTCTCAAAATACCGTATGTGTTGAATCAACGCTCAACGATGGCGATTTCGTCGTGGTGAGTGGTGCTCAGTACGTCATGGAAGGCCAACACTTCTCCGATATTCAAGTTAAGAGTCTGTAG
- a CDS encoding DUF6434 domain-containing protein yields the protein MEKVDWHKNQIDDSTVITDSYKTTQNVRRYFKSKLGEEFKFDRDFMQWMNNATGLTMGDALQEWAKRNDIK from the coding sequence ATGGAAAAGGTTGATTGGCACAAGAATCAGATTGATGACAGTACCGTCATAACGGACAGCTACAAAACGACTCAGAACGTGCGTCGATATTTTAAGTCCAAGCTTGGCGAAGAGTTTAAATTTGACCGTGATTTTATGCAGTGGATGAACAATGCGACAGGATTGACTATGGGTGATGCCTTACAAGAGTGGGCGAAGCGTAACGATATAAAGTAA
- a CDS encoding efflux transporter outer membrane subunit — protein MYPLTKFKVAPIALALLLTGCAVGPDYEEPQTTMAETFLYSQGDVNQSDVNQGDVSKNEQHNHWWMQFNDPTLNQLVADVQSQNIPLKLAAERISMANSYKSVVESFKVPTINVGGGYYNYQLSENDSLLGPVFGASDAVESATGMSLLEAQHDGGFLGASIAWEMDLFGRIDKQSNAATIRVEQAEIFQSGLNTLITADVIHNYLQYRGAQERKAIALENISDQKQTLELVTKVVRSGYGSELDLAQAKAMLAATESIVPQLEIAEQVHKQRMAVLLGESLTSVNQRLVGDFTLPRMNDVIPTGLPSDLLEQRPDIRIAEREMAAINEELGASIANRYPKFFLTGTPGVTAGSFDDLFSSDSFGWAASAGISWNVFDGGRGEAMVEMNEARFRSAALNYQHSVDSAFAEVDSSLFAYGRSQENQKRIDEATLAVDNAVNKAKSLYKAGLVDYLSVLDAQRQQKAMQDRQVAAKLQTANTTIAVYKALGGDWKVANETQSVELAHVN, from the coding sequence ATGTATCCATTAACGAAGTTTAAAGTGGCTCCTATTGCCCTCGCCTTGTTGCTGACAGGTTGTGCGGTTGGCCCTGATTACGAAGAACCACAAACGACCATGGCTGAGACCTTCTTATATAGCCAAGGTGATGTAAACCAAAGCGACGTGAATCAAGGCGATGTGAGCAAAAATGAACAGCACAATCATTGGTGGATGCAGTTCAATGATCCAACGCTCAATCAATTAGTGGCCGATGTTCAAAGCCAGAACATCCCACTTAAACTGGCCGCCGAACGCATCAGCATGGCGAACTCATATAAAAGCGTTGTGGAGTCATTCAAAGTCCCGACCATCAATGTCGGAGGCGGTTATTACAACTACCAGTTAAGTGAGAACGACTCCCTACTCGGCCCGGTATTTGGCGCCTCTGATGCGGTTGAATCAGCTACGGGGATGTCTTTGCTGGAAGCGCAACACGATGGCGGATTCTTAGGTGCAAGCATCGCATGGGAAATGGACTTGTTTGGACGTATAGATAAGCAATCCAACGCCGCGACGATTCGAGTGGAACAAGCCGAGATATTCCAATCGGGTTTGAATACCTTGATCACTGCCGATGTCATTCACAACTACCTGCAATATCGCGGCGCTCAAGAGCGAAAAGCGATCGCACTAGAGAACATTTCCGACCAAAAGCAGACTTTAGAACTGGTCACCAAAGTGGTTCGCAGCGGCTACGGCTCGGAGTTAGATCTTGCTCAAGCCAAAGCCATGCTTGCCGCGACTGAATCTATTGTTCCTCAACTTGAAATAGCAGAGCAAGTCCACAAACAACGTATGGCGGTGTTGTTAGGCGAATCACTCACGAGCGTAAACCAACGTTTAGTAGGTGACTTTACTTTGCCGAGAATGAACGATGTGATTCCGACAGGTTTACCTTCTGACTTGTTAGAACAACGCCCAGACATCCGAATCGCAGAGCGAGAAATGGCAGCCATTAACGAAGAACTCGGCGCAAGCATTGCTAATCGCTATCCAAAGTTCTTCCTAACGGGCACGCCAGGTGTGACGGCTGGAAGCTTTGATGATCTGTTCAGTAGCGACTCATTTGGTTGGGCGGCATCTGCCGGTATCAGTTGGAATGTGTTCGATGGTGGCCGAGGCGAAGCCATGGTGGAAATGAACGAAGCAAGGTTCCGTTCTGCAGCGCTTAATTACCAACATTCGGTAGACAGCGCCTTTGCAGAGGTCGATTCAAGCTTGTTTGCCTATGGTCGTAGCCAAGAAAACCAAAAGCGCATCGATGAAGCCACCCTTGCCGTCGATAACGCGGTGAACAAAGCAAAGTCGCTATACAAAGCGGGCCTAGTCGATTACTTGTCGGTGTTAGACGCACAAAGACAACAAAAAGCGATGCAAGATCGCCAAGTCGCCGCCAAGCTTCAAACCGCCAACACCACGATTGCCGTGTATAAAGCCTTAGGTGGCGATTGGAAAGTCGCAAACGAAACGCAGAGTGTTGAATTAGCCCACGTTAACTAG
- a CDS encoding class I SAM-dependent methyltransferase has product MQEEYMDYYAKFDEEKRLLSQNITRIEFDTTINVLGSYLESAGRLTELGAATGRYSLHYVRQGMDVTAVELVPELVEQLKYNAETQNLDLVVHEANATNVSFIENGTQDVVLVLGPLYHIQSKSGREAVLKEANRILKPNGVVAIAYISRFFVAGLLAKMSSSLVSPDILSELNESGLVSSPDVDPFFRTGYFAKPLEIESLVIESGFSIENHIATDGYVRFIGQEVNQLNEQQYQSWFKYHLSTCSEVSLLGSSNHGLVIAKKCIGKSA; this is encoded by the coding sequence GTGCAAGAAGAGTATATGGATTACTACGCGAAATTTGACGAAGAGAAGCGTCTACTTTCTCAAAACATAACGCGTATTGAATTTGATACAACAATTAATGTTTTGGGGTCTTATCTCGAATCAGCAGGTCGTTTGACGGAGCTTGGTGCGGCTACTGGTCGCTATTCACTTCATTATGTTCGACAAGGTATGGATGTGACAGCAGTGGAGTTAGTTCCAGAATTAGTCGAGCAACTTAAATATAATGCTGAGACCCAGAATTTAGACTTGGTTGTTCACGAAGCAAATGCAACTAACGTGAGTTTTATTGAAAACGGTACTCAAGACGTTGTTTTAGTATTGGGGCCGCTTTATCACATACAATCGAAGTCAGGCCGAGAAGCAGTTTTAAAAGAGGCAAATCGAATATTGAAACCAAATGGTGTAGTTGCGATAGCGTATATCAGTCGTTTCTTTGTGGCGGGTTTGCTTGCCAAAATGTCCAGTAGCTTAGTTTCCCCTGATATTCTAAGTGAATTGAATGAAAGTGGCTTGGTCTCTTCTCCCGATGTAGATCCATTTTTTAGAACGGGATACTTTGCTAAGCCTTTAGAGATTGAAAGCTTGGTAATTGAATCTGGATTTAGTATCGAAAATCATATTGCAACCGATGGGTACGTTCGGTTTATTGGTCAGGAAGTTAATCAACTAAATGAGCAACAGTATCAATCATGGTTTAAGTATCATTTATCGACATGCTCCGAGGTTTCATTGCTTGGTAGCAGTAATCATGGTTTAGTTATTGCAAAAAAATGCATAGGAAAAAGCGCCTAG
- a CDS encoding DUF1801 domain-containing protein — protein MDKAIKTHFDEYPDDVRGRLEELRSFIFELSSDLGLGEVEESLKWGEPSYSVKTGSPIRIDWKLKSPNNYYLFFNCKTKLIDTFRELHDGTLAFQGNRAIVLNLTEPLPRAPIKQCLELALTYQQRKHLPLLGA, from the coding sequence ATGGACAAAGCAATCAAAACACATTTCGACGAGTATCCCGATGATGTTCGAGGCCGACTTGAAGAGTTGCGCTCATTTATCTTTGAGCTTTCATCTGATTTGGGTTTAGGTGAAGTCGAAGAGTCTCTGAAATGGGGCGAACCAAGTTACAGCGTTAAGACGGGTAGCCCAATTCGAATTGACTGGAAATTAAAATCACCAAACAACTATTACTTGTTCTTTAACTGTAAAACGAAGCTAATCGACACATTCAGAGAATTGCACGACGGCACATTGGCATTTCAGGGTAATAGGGCAATCGTCTTGAACCTAACTGAACCACTTCCTAGGGCACCGATTAAGCAGTGCTTAGAGCTAGCCTTAACTTATCAACAACGAAAACATCTACCGCTTCTTGGCGCGTAG
- a CDS encoding efflux RND transporter permease subunit: protein MNLADFAIKQRTFILFFTALSVIAGLFSYFDLGKLEDPSFTIKTAVVVTLYPGASAEEVEQQVTDTVETKLQEMGSLNRLRSLSRPGMSMVFVDLKESLNSKALPQEWDLLRRKVSDMKLLLPSTAQISVVQDEFSEVYGMLFSIHSKDASPAELRRYAEELQRRIKTVDGIKKIELHGVKPRVVHIDIPDERLAQYGLSITQVWSQLNTQNMAFDAGKFSAGTERIRVQQSSEFGSLDDIKNLMIKGGVSELGTSLIRLGDIADVTMGYQEPMMTENRYNGVPAVTLAMSPVTGVNVVSLGDEINQIVSDFQATLPLGVDIATVANQPEEVQKSIDNFVSNLLESVAIVFIVLAIFMGLKSATIVGSSLLLTILLTLTYMNMTSIDLHRVSLGTFILALGMLVDNAIVITDMMIVKINKGIDRTKAAIDSVKETATPLFGATVIAIMGASPVIFSKTDAAEFASSVFLIIASSLLLSWLVAMTFTALMCWFFIKPTEQADDTKVSLYRKSVNWTVDNPLKALTGLIPLILVTALAIPNIAVNFIPQADRPILFLDYWLPNGAKVEQTSEDMKRIEQWLLEQPEVDSISTYVGAGAPRFSVTIEPEPFDPAYGQILINATDFPSLSPLIARGDKWLMEEFPNADPRFISLKLATADKFSVEARFSGPDVEVLHGLAEQAKAIFAQHPDTKYVRDDWRQKSKVLEPVINQDKMRLAGINRADIAFAMKRASEGMPLGRMNLNDELVTIQLRGTESSIQSLETLPVRSLLGIHSVPLGQVIDGFELTSEETMIWRRDRVKTITAQAGVGRYTTPAAVRNSVKEQIESIHLPHGYYLEWGGEYYDEHKAVSDILKQLPKAMLLMVIILVAMFNGFKQPVIIFTTLPLAATGATFSLLLLDKPFGFMALIGAVTLTGMIIKNGIVLMDQIELERKNGRSLSDAIKEATVNRTMAISMGALTTALGMIPLLSDLLFDQMAATIIGGLAAATVLSLFVMPVLYKLFYRTEEKKTVAEAIKDAVIVLDATPQSTNSGTPTSFNKEQ from the coding sequence ATGAATCTAGCTGATTTCGCCATCAAACAACGTACCTTCATCCTGTTTTTCACTGCATTGAGTGTCATCGCAGGCCTATTTTCTTACTTTGATCTTGGCAAGCTCGAAGATCCAAGCTTTACCATCAAAACGGCCGTCGTAGTAACACTCTATCCCGGCGCTTCTGCTGAAGAAGTGGAACAGCAAGTTACGGATACCGTCGAAACTAAACTGCAGGAGATGGGATCATTAAACCGACTTCGTTCACTGTCTCGTCCTGGCATGTCGATGGTGTTTGTCGATCTAAAAGAGTCTCTTAATTCAAAAGCACTTCCTCAAGAGTGGGACTTATTACGCCGTAAAGTGTCTGATATGAAGTTATTGCTACCTTCGACTGCACAGATCAGTGTCGTACAAGACGAGTTTTCTGAAGTCTACGGCATGCTTTTCTCTATCCACAGTAAGGATGCATCGCCCGCTGAACTAAGACGTTACGCAGAAGAGCTTCAACGCAGAATCAAGACCGTCGATGGTATCAAGAAGATTGAATTGCATGGCGTTAAACCCCGCGTTGTGCATATCGACATCCCAGATGAAAGGTTGGCGCAATACGGCCTATCTATCACACAAGTTTGGTCGCAGCTGAATACGCAAAACATGGCCTTCGATGCCGGTAAGTTTTCTGCAGGAACGGAACGAATCCGAGTTCAACAGTCGAGTGAGTTTGGTTCATTAGACGACATCAAAAACCTGATGATCAAAGGTGGCGTTAGTGAATTAGGAACCAGCTTAATCCGCTTAGGCGATATTGCAGACGTCACAATGGGCTACCAAGAGCCAATGATGACAGAGAACCGTTACAACGGTGTACCTGCAGTCACATTAGCGATGAGCCCAGTCACCGGCGTTAACGTGGTATCACTTGGCGATGAAATTAATCAAATCGTCAGCGATTTCCAAGCGACTTTGCCATTGGGCGTTGACATCGCGACGGTAGCTAACCAGCCGGAAGAAGTTCAAAAATCAATCGACAACTTCGTAAGCAACTTGCTTGAGAGTGTCGCGATTGTATTCATCGTCCTAGCCATATTCATGGGGCTAAAGAGCGCAACTATTGTCGGCTCAAGCTTACTGCTGACTATCTTGCTGACCCTTACCTATATGAACATGACTTCAATTGATTTACACCGAGTTTCGCTAGGTACCTTCATTCTTGCCCTCGGCATGTTGGTGGACAATGCCATTGTCATCACCGATATGATGATTGTGAAAATCAACAAAGGCATCGACCGCACCAAAGCCGCAATTGACTCTGTTAAAGAGACAGCAACACCACTCTTTGGCGCAACAGTTATCGCTATCATGGGTGCGAGCCCTGTTATCTTTTCAAAAACAGATGCCGCTGAGTTCGCTAGCTCAGTATTCCTTATCATCGCCTCTTCACTGTTGCTGTCTTGGCTAGTCGCGATGACGTTCACAGCCTTGATGTGTTGGTTCTTTATCAAGCCAACTGAGCAAGCTGACGACACCAAAGTGAGCTTATACCGTAAAAGCGTAAACTGGACAGTAGACAACCCACTAAAAGCACTGACGGGGCTTATTCCGCTGATTTTAGTGACGGCATTGGCTATCCCGAACATTGCCGTTAACTTTATTCCACAAGCCGACAGACCTATTCTGTTCTTAGATTACTGGCTACCAAATGGTGCCAAGGTTGAACAAACCTCAGAGGATATGAAGCGCATCGAACAATGGTTGTTAGAACAGCCGGAAGTCGACAGTATTTCAACCTATGTTGGCGCAGGTGCTCCTCGCTTCTCAGTGACTATAGAACCAGAACCGTTTGACCCGGCTTACGGTCAGATATTGATTAACGCTACCGATTTCCCGTCACTCAGCCCGTTGATTGCACGTGGTGATAAATGGTTAATGGAAGAGTTTCCAAATGCAGACCCTCGCTTTATAAGCTTAAAATTGGCGACGGCGGATAAATTCAGTGTTGAAGCGCGCTTCTCCGGACCAGATGTCGAGGTGCTTCATGGATTAGCAGAGCAAGCGAAAGCTATATTCGCTCAACACCCAGACACCAAGTACGTTCGTGACGACTGGCGTCAAAAGAGCAAAGTGTTAGAACCTGTCATCAACCAAGACAAGATGCGCCTTGCAGGCATTAACCGCGCAGATATTGCATTCGCGATGAAACGTGCATCAGAAGGCATGCCGCTGGGTCGTATGAACTTAAACGACGAACTGGTGACGATTCAACTGCGTGGTACAGAAAGCTCTATTCAATCGCTAGAAACTTTGCCGGTTCGCTCTTTGTTGGGCATCCACAGCGTTCCACTTGGTCAAGTCATCGATGGGTTTGAGCTTACAAGCGAAGAGACCATGATCTGGCGTCGTGACCGAGTAAAAACCATCACTGCACAAGCTGGCGTTGGTCGTTACACCACACCGGCAGCAGTAAGAAACTCCGTTAAAGAGCAAATTGAATCCATCCACCTTCCACACGGTTACTACTTGGAATGGGGTGGCGAATATTACGACGAGCACAAAGCCGTCAGCGATATTCTTAAGCAACTACCTAAAGCGATGTTGTTAATGGTAATTATCCTGGTTGCGATGTTTAACGGCTTCAAACAGCCAGTGATTATCTTCACCACCCTACCGCTTGCGGCGACGGGTGCAACATTCAGCTTGTTACTGCTGGATAAACCGTTCGGCTTCATGGCCTTGATTGGCGCGGTAACCTTGACCGGTATGATCATCAAGAACGGTATTGTATTGATGGACCAAATTGAACTTGAACGTAAAAACGGTCGCTCACTATCTGATGCCATCAAAGAAGCAACCGTTAACCGTACTATGGCGATCTCAATGGGCGCACTCACCACAGCACTAGGCATGATCCCGCTGCTCAGTGACCTGCTGTTTGACCAGATGGCGGCAACCATTATCGGTGGCTTGGCTGCGGCAACCGTGTTGTCTCTGTTTGTAATGCCTGTGCTGTACAAGCTTTTCTATCGAACTGAAGAAAAGAAGACGGTAGCAGAAGCCATCAAAGACGCAGTGATCGTGCTTGATGCAACACCTCAGTCTACAAACAGCGGCACTCCAACCTCATTCAACAAGGAGCAATAA
- a CDS encoding YnfA family protein, producing the protein MIEFKTVGLFVLTAVAEIVGCYLPYLWLREDKSIWLLIPAAISLALFAWLLTLHPTATGRVYAAYGGVYISVALIWLWLVDGEKPTTWDLVGGSVALLGMAIIMFGPRNA; encoded by the coding sequence GTGATTGAATTTAAAACGGTCGGTCTTTTTGTACTTACGGCGGTCGCCGAGATTGTAGGGTGTTATCTACCTTATCTTTGGTTGAGAGAAGACAAGAGCATTTGGTTATTGATTCCTGCTGCGATAAGCCTGGCGTTATTTGCTTGGTTATTGACGCTTCATCCTACCGCGACAGGGCGTGTTTATGCAGCCTATGGCGGTGTGTATATTTCTGTTGCCCTAATATGGCTGTGGCTTGTTGATGGCGAGAAGCCGACAACGTGGGATCTGGTAGGTGGCTCAGTTGCACTACTCGGTATGGCGATTATTATGTTTGGCCCTCGAAACGCGTAG
- a CDS encoding GFA family protein gives MYYSEANCLCGYVKITAKIIDPKFTVCHCQSCRTWGGAPLFALKCGTQVKLEGEDKVKMYKSSSWASRGFCRKCGTHLFFKFKETGEYNMPVGLFPSLEGLEMDMQYFSDMRPGYYCFYNETKEMTTEEIMAYFADKV, from the coding sequence ATGTATTATTCTGAGGCTAATTGCCTTTGTGGTTATGTCAAAATCACAGCTAAAATCATCGATCCTAAGTTTACAGTTTGCCATTGTCAGTCATGTCGAACTTGGGGTGGTGCTCCGTTGTTTGCTTTGAAATGCGGTACTCAAGTGAAACTGGAAGGTGAAGATAAAGTAAAGATGTACAAATCTTCTTCTTGGGCTTCACGAGGTTTCTGCAGAAAATGTGGAACCCACTTATTTTTTAAATTCAAAGAAACAGGCGAGTACAATATGCCAGTGGGCTTGTTTCCAAGTTTGGAAGGGTTGGAAATGGATATGCAATATTTTAGTGACATGAGACCTGGTTACTATTGCTTTTACAATGAAACTAAGGAAATGACCACCGAAGAAATCATGGCCTACTTTGCAGACAAGGTATAA
- a CDS encoding NUDIX domain-containing protein, which yields MKNVVQLVFVSRNQLLLAFRQNTEAFDQYWGFPSGRIEDGESPLDAAEREALEETSVSTKELNLAAELVDPSLPIRHYFYLCFDWVGKIENAEPNLCRELRWFNLDELPEKCTPITYVAMKKIKNALRDHQQRT from the coding sequence ATGAAAAATGTAGTTCAACTTGTCTTTGTCTCTAGAAATCAGTTATTGCTCGCCTTCCGCCAAAATACTGAAGCGTTTGACCAGTATTGGGGCTTTCCTTCTGGACGCATAGAGGACGGTGAATCTCCTCTAGACGCAGCAGAACGCGAAGCTTTGGAGGAAACTTCGGTTAGCACTAAAGAATTGAATTTAGCGGCTGAATTGGTTGACCCTAGTTTGCCGATTCGTCATTATTTTTACCTATGTTTTGATTGGGTTGGCAAAATAGAGAACGCAGAACCTAACTTGTGTCGAGAGTTGCGTTGGTTCAATCTCGACGAATTGCCAGAAAAGTGCACTCCAATAACTTACGTAGCAATGAAAAAAATTAAAAACGCGTTGCGTGACCATCAGCAACGAACTTAG